In Methanosarcina siciliae T4/M, one genomic interval encodes:
- the ade gene encoding adenine deaminase, with product MKKYPGIIVDAVSRRQFKGEITVEDGKIIRVEEKEHDHEQYILPGLVDAHVHIESSMTVPSVFARMAVAKGTVAVVSDPHEIANVMGEEGIDYMLEDAQRSPLKVFFGVPSCVPATPFESAGAVLDAAAVDRLLARNELCYLSEMMNFPGVVLGFPEVIAKLESAKKYGKVIDGHAPGLRGTDLQKYIRAGISTDHESFTYEEAAEKIKLGMKILIREGSSARNFETLYSLIDEYPEAVMLCTDDSHPDTLIYEGHIDKLIRRGQEKGLDIYNLLRAAVINPVEHYGLDVGLMREGDPADFIIVDDLKSFNVLSTFIDGECVYENGKVLFPVEKVPAKNVFKRKKISIDDVKLAVPAGEIGDRKGGMRKIRVIVARDGELVTGQELILPKVENGNLVSDPGRDILKIVVLSRYADDPVQIGFIKNIGLKKGAIASSIAHDSHNIIAVGATDKDIVEAVNRLVENKGGVVVGTAENLLDLPLEVAGLMSTLEGAEVASRYRLLNEEARKLGNSLESPFMTLAFMSLLVIPELKLGDKGLFDVTKFEFVELFSEV from the coding sequence ATGAAAAAGTACCCGGGGATTATTGTCGATGCCGTTTCCAGGCGGCAGTTCAAAGGCGAGATTACTGTTGAAGACGGGAAGATCATTCGTGTTGAAGAAAAGGAACACGATCATGAGCAGTACATCCTGCCCGGGCTTGTGGATGCCCATGTGCATATCGAGAGTTCCATGACCGTGCCTTCGGTTTTTGCCAGGATGGCTGTTGCAAAAGGTACCGTTGCAGTTGTTAGCGATCCTCATGAGATTGCGAACGTTATGGGAGAAGAGGGCATTGATTACATGCTTGAGGATGCGCAAAGATCCCCTCTGAAGGTCTTTTTTGGGGTGCCCTCCTGTGTGCCTGCCACACCTTTCGAATCCGCAGGGGCAGTCCTTGATGCGGCGGCTGTTGACCGCCTGCTGGCAAGGAATGAACTGTGTTACCTTTCCGAGATGATGAATTTCCCTGGTGTGGTTCTGGGATTTCCTGAGGTAATTGCAAAACTGGAATCCGCAAAGAAGTACGGTAAAGTAATTGACGGACATGCGCCTGGCCTGAGGGGAACCGATCTTCAAAAATACATCAGGGCAGGAATTTCCACGGATCACGAATCTTTTACTTATGAAGAAGCAGCTGAGAAAATAAAGCTTGGGATGAAGATCCTGATCCGCGAGGGGAGTTCAGCCAGAAATTTCGAAACCCTGTACAGCCTGATAGATGAATATCCCGAAGCGGTCATGCTCTGCACCGACGATTCCCACCCCGATACTCTGATCTATGAAGGGCATATCGATAAACTGATCCGGCGCGGGCAGGAAAAAGGGCTTGACATCTATAACCTGCTCAGGGCAGCGGTGATCAATCCGGTGGAGCATTACGGGCTCGATGTCGGGCTGATGCGTGAGGGAGATCCTGCGGATTTCATTATCGTGGACGACCTGAAATCCTTCAACGTGCTGAGCACTTTCATCGATGGAGAATGTGTTTACGAGAACGGAAAGGTTCTTTTCCCTGTAGAAAAAGTTCCTGCAAAAAACGTGTTCAAACGAAAGAAAATTTCAATCGATGATGTAAAACTGGCTGTGCCTGCAGGGGAAATCGGGGACAGAAAGGGAGGAATGCGAAAAATCAGGGTAATCGTTGCCCGGGACGGAGAACTGGTCACAGGTCAGGAACTGATTCTGCCAAAAGTCGAAAACGGCAACCTGGTTTCGGACCCGGGGAGGGATATCCTGAAAATAGTCGTCCTGAGCAGATATGCGGATGACCCTGTCCAGATCGGTTTCATAAAGAACATAGGCCTGAAGAAAGGAGCAATTGCCAGCAGCATTGCCCACGACAGCCACAACATCATTGCAGTTGGAGCCACCGATAAAGACATAGTTGAAGCTGTCAACCGGCTGGTGGAAAATAAAGGAGGAGTAGTTGTGGGTACCGCAGAAAACCTTCTTGATCTCCCGCTTGAGGTTGCAGGCCTGATGAGTACCCTCGAAGGAGCCGAGGTCGCTTCCAGGTACCGGCTGCTAAACGAAGAAGCCCGGAAACTCGGAAACTCGCTTGAGTCACCTTTCATGACTCTTGCATTCATGTCGCTTCTGGTAATTCCCGAGCTTAAACTTGGAGACAAAGGCCTGTTTGATGTGACAAAATTCGAATTTGTCGAGCTCTTTTCAGAGGTATAA
- a CDS encoding DUF2121 domain-containing protein — protein sequence MTLVIAFIGKNGAIMAGDMREITFEGEKPDREKLEKELYNGTIVTDEELARKAEEAGVKITVTDCKNKVSERNGILVGEVSSVEGGIVKKRRLYASAGAYAIAELRDLELTLISQGKSSNFIAFGNEFTKQVANKYFKDNWTKKSKLQDAVKILMLCMETAAKKTASVSKQFVIVQTSSNADVLKLVEKDRKS from the coding sequence ATGACCCTTGTTATCGCTTTTATAGGAAAGAACGGTGCAATCATGGCCGGAGACATGAGGGAAATAACTTTCGAAGGGGAAAAGCCCGACAGGGAAAAACTTGAAAAAGAGCTATACAACGGCACAATAGTTACGGACGAGGAGCTGGCAAGAAAGGCAGAGGAGGCAGGGGTCAAAATAACGGTCACGGACTGCAAGAACAAAGTCTCGGAGAGAAACGGCATCCTTGTGGGGGAAGTTTCCTCGGTTGAAGGAGGGATCGTTAAAAAAAGGAGGCTGTATGCATCAGCAGGCGCCTATGCAATTGCCGAACTCAGGGACTTGGAACTTACGCTTATCTCACAGGGGAAGAGCAGCAATTTCATAGCTTTCGGAAACGAGTTTACAAAGCAGGTAGCTAACAAGTATTTCAAGGATAACTGGACGAAAAAGAGCAAACTGCAGGATGCAGTGAAGATCCTCATGCTCTGTATGGAAACCGCTGCAAAGAAAACAGCTTCCGTGAGCAAGCAGTTTGTGATTGTCCAAACCTCATCGAATGCTGATGTTTTGAAACTTGTGGAAAAAGACAGAAAAAGCTGA
- a CDS encoding oligosaccharide flippase family protein: protein MSVNESVSRIVTGSGVILAGTLIGMLLDIIIKGVLTSYLSPTDFGTYSLALTIISITGAVATLGLHEGVPRYIAYFRGRHEEHNIPELIISAILMGLIAGMLSMLVSPLLFERLAGEGFDIQGKILSVVRIMIFAIPFTILLNLSVAIYRGFDRTSVNMYFYNIVRPVSLLGFASAAVFLGVSLKGVVFADLLSMVFTFGVMSVYFIKKPPIKPEWKLKFSEPTKKLIRYSFPLLISATLLNLMTWTDTIMLGYFKSAEVVGVYSAVYPLVGFLSLIISSMGFVYIPVTSKLWGENRTEPLGSIYAIMTKWCFLLTFPVFALMFAYPDIVLTKIYGADYAGGATVLRILALGFVTNSYFGFNYHTIMASGDSDFLMKCSVTSAGINAVLNFILIPQYGMIGAAAASSVSFASIEVLMTLRAWRSQHMHPFTPMYRRLTLIGAVLVVGMFTAREMLPLSGASWEYAAFMVVYFAAIRYAKVLDEMEMDMVNGIKKTIVQNMGILLAQALKTPGLKL, encoded by the coding sequence ATGTCAGTTAACGAATCGGTCAGCCGGATAGTGACAGGTTCCGGAGTGATCCTGGCAGGCACACTTATCGGAATGCTGCTTGATATCATAATCAAAGGAGTGCTCACTTCATATCTCTCGCCAACGGATTTCGGCACCTATTCTCTTGCCCTTACGATAATCTCCATCACAGGCGCCGTGGCAACGCTTGGACTCCATGAAGGGGTGCCAAGGTACATTGCCTACTTCAGAGGCAGGCACGAGGAGCACAATATTCCCGAGTTGATTATCTCGGCTATATTGATGGGGCTTATTGCGGGGATGCTTTCCATGCTGGTCTCACCCCTGCTGTTCGAACGGCTGGCTGGAGAAGGGTTTGACATCCAGGGAAAAATCCTGTCCGTTGTCAGGATAATGATCTTTGCCATCCCTTTCACCATACTCCTGAACCTGTCAGTAGCGATCTACAGAGGCTTTGACCGTACAAGTGTCAACATGTACTTCTATAACATTGTAAGGCCGGTATCCCTGCTCGGGTTTGCTTCAGCTGCCGTGTTTTTAGGGGTGTCTCTGAAAGGAGTCGTATTTGCAGACCTGCTTTCAATGGTCTTTACCTTCGGCGTGATGTCAGTTTACTTTATAAAAAAGCCTCCGATCAAGCCGGAATGGAAACTCAAATTCAGCGAGCCCACAAAAAAGCTGATCCGGTACTCGTTCCCGCTGCTAATAAGCGCGACCCTGCTCAACCTCATGACCTGGACCGATACAATAATGCTCGGTTATTTCAAATCCGCCGAAGTCGTTGGAGTTTACAGTGCAGTATATCCTCTTGTCGGGTTCCTGTCCCTGATAATCAGCTCCATGGGCTTCGTTTACATCCCCGTAACCTCAAAGCTCTGGGGAGAAAACCGGACCGAACCTCTTGGTTCGATTTACGCGATAATGACAAAGTGGTGCTTCCTGCTCACTTTCCCGGTCTTTGCCCTGATGTTCGCATATCCTGATATCGTCCTGACAAAAATCTACGGAGCAGACTATGCAGGCGGGGCTACGGTTCTGCGCATCCTTGCCCTGGGGTTCGTAACAAACTCGTACTTCGGGTTTAATTACCACACCATAATGGCATCCGGAGACTCCGATTTCCTGATGAAGTGTTCGGTTACAAGTGCAGGAATCAATGCCGTGCTTAACTTTATACTCATACCTCAGTACGGGATGATAGGTGCAGCAGCTGCATCTTCCGTGTCCTTTGCATCCATAGAGGTCTTAATGACCCTGAGAGCCTGGAGGTCGCAGCACATGCATCCGTTTACTCCGATGTACAGAAGGTTGACCCTGATAGGAGCTGTTCTGGTTGTGGGAATGTTCACAGCAAGAGAAATGCTTCCGCTGTCAGGGGCAAGCTGGGAATATGCAGCCTTTATGGTTGTGTACTTCGCTGCCATCCGGTATGCAAAGGTGCTTGATGAGATGGAAATGGATATGGTAAACGGTATCAAGAAAACAATTGTGCAGAATATGGGTATCCTCCTCGCACAGGCCCTCAAAACTCCTGGTCTCAAACTGTAA
- a CDS encoding DUF1328 domain-containing protein yields MLALIAYIFGARGIAGLSMNIAKWLVIIFIVLAIISLFL; encoded by the coding sequence ATCCTGGCGCTAATTGCATATATTTTTGGTGCGAGGGGAATTGCCGGTTTATCCATGAATATCGCAAAGTGGCTTGTTATAATCTTTATTGTACTTGCGATAATTTCGCTATTCTTGTGA
- a CDS encoding DUF1670 domain-containing protein yields the protein MKEDYYRKAYGPSAAKTYETSLFNLITTEFGYIGGPDVVKLFAKKIVELNDQYYLRGEFVRPGQMRWLVLKAGQKYSKSKKLSDMQLIPVTLTLICPEDIEDRITKVKKNELIEKLIVRLCTETKEQGGVLTETDIAILLRVSGAMISNHVTSYEKKTKKVIPRAGTEMDMGKSLTHKRLAFHNYKKKIPTTENARLIDHTPESVDRYIKDGTRIEKLYTAGYNEWDMAFFTGLPIYVVKEYVEIIKSYEKEKKNITDLENQ from the coding sequence GTGAAAGAGGACTATTATAGAAAAGCATATGGTCCTTCTGCGGCAAAGACCTATGAAACAAGCCTGTTCAACCTTATAACGACAGAATTTGGATACATAGGAGGTCCTGATGTAGTCAAACTGTTCGCTAAAAAAATTGTAGAGTTGAATGACCAATACTATCTACGGGGAGAATTTGTTCGTCCAGGTCAAATGAGGTGGCTTGTGTTAAAGGCAGGACAGAAGTATTCAAAGAGTAAAAAGTTGAGTGATATGCAACTCATCCCTGTTACATTAACCTTGATATGTCCCGAAGATATTGAGGACAGAATAACGAAGGTAAAGAAAAACGAATTGATAGAGAAACTAATAGTTAGGTTATGCACTGAAACAAAGGAACAGGGAGGCGTGCTTACAGAAACGGATATCGCTATATTGTTAAGGGTGTCAGGTGCCATGATTTCCAATCACGTTACAAGTTATGAAAAAAAGACAAAGAAAGTCATTCCAAGAGCTGGTACTGAAATGGACATGGGAAAATCCTTAACTCATAAGAGATTAGCATTCCATAATTACAAGAAAAAGATTCCTACTACAGAAAATGCGCGTTTGATAGATCATACTCCAGAGTCGGTAGATCGATATATCAAAGATGGAACACGTATAGAAAAGCTCTATACGGCTGGATACAATGAATGGGATATGGCATTCTTTACAGGGCTCCCGATATATGTAGTCAAGGAATATGTAGAGATAATTAAGTCATATGAAAAAGAAAAAAAGAATATAACTGATCTTGAAAATCAATAA
- a CDS encoding DUF1670 domain-containing protein, translating into MNDIYVLKSGMTKEQMFRLRLINGFSFAPIIADAIIDLSKDFFQNDDSGVCNGQILYLAISDEEGPGKSILDSKHVEVILTLDAPEDMDVYEKLGLSAYRQHILLRITQEARDQNALLTIKDLVKLLKSSYSTIKRDIKHFRERELYVPLRGIVKDIGPSSHKSKIVELYVKGYTSTEIQRSTRHSLQSIERYIKDFSRVSILTQREESIDNIRLIVGISERLVKEYQELFIKYKDGDHKQRVEELIDNVTVYDSPVSFKKNAGMRM; encoded by the coding sequence ATGAACGATATATATGTTCTAAAGAGTGGGATGACGAAGGAACAAATGTTTCGTCTTCGTTTAATAAACGGATTCAGTTTTGCCCCTATAATTGCAGACGCAATAATTGATCTGAGTAAAGATTTCTTTCAGAATGATGATTCTGGAGTTTGTAATGGTCAAATTCTTTATCTTGCTATCTCTGATGAAGAAGGCCCTGGCAAATCTATTCTTGATTCAAAGCACGTAGAGGTTATCCTGACATTAGATGCTCCTGAAGATATGGATGTCTACGAGAAACTTGGTTTATCTGCATACAGACAGCATATATTGTTAAGGATCACCCAGGAAGCCAGAGATCAGAATGCTCTTTTAACGATCAAAGATCTTGTAAAACTTCTCAAAAGCAGTTACAGCACAATAAAAAGAGACATAAAACACTTCCGAGAAAGAGAACTTTATGTCCCCTTAAGAGGTATCGTCAAAGACATTGGTCCTTCATCACATAAATCAAAAATTGTAGAGTTATACGTGAAAGGATATACGTCAACTGAGATCCAGAGATCAACAAGACATTCTTTACAAAGCATAGAACGTTATATCAAAGACTTTTCTCGTGTCTCTATTCTTACACAGAGAGAGGAATCAATAGACAATATCCGATTAATCGTTGGAATTTCAGAACGGTTGGTAAAAGAGTACCAGGAACTTTTCATAAAATACAAGGATGGGGACCATAAACAAAGAGTCGAAGAGCTAATAGATAACGTAACTGTTTATGATTCACCAGTGAGTTTCAAAAAAAATGCGGGGATGAGAATGTGA